The Armatimonadota bacterium region GCACCAGTTCTGGATTTTGGTCACATCCAGCGCCAGCGCGGCGTGCACCACCCACCAGAAGAGTTGCCGTTGCTGCCACTCGGTGCGCTGGATATGGTAACCTGTCCCACCCCGCTCTGGCTTCCAGGCGTCGTGTGTTTTGACCCCAAACTCACCGATGTTCACCGTCTTGCCCGCGAAACGCATGTCGTTCCACTTGATGGTGGCCATCATCTGCGCCAGGTCTTGCTGCGGAGGATGGAAATAGCCGATGTTCGAGGCATCCATCCCGTCAAGGGAAAGACGCAGGTCGATGCCGTTGAACGGTCGCTGGTAGTACTCGCTGGTGATAGGATGCTCGGCATCTTCAGAGCGGATGGCTTCGCACAGTGCGCCGATCCATCGCCGCATCAGCAACACCTGAAACCCGCGCACATCGCGCGTACGCACCTCGTACCAGCTTCCCGAAACAGCATTTTGCACCGGTATTTCGCCCAATTTCGCTTCAGGAACATGAGGTGCCCAAGCCTGGCGCAGCGCTTCGTCGCCACCGTACCGCTCGCGCAAAAACTCATTCCACAGGCGGCGAATGTCGGGGGTGTCCTTCAGGTTGAGCTGAAAATCGCCGTTCAGATAGTAAATCAACCCCGGCACGTGCTTGTAGCGTGCCGCAAACTGTCGGCACATCTCTGCTTGCCGCTTCAACGTCGCATCGTCTACCACAACATCCTGCCCTATTAGTAACCCCGCCATGTAGGGCAAGCCGAAGCGCTGCGATAGCTGCACCACCGCATCCAGTTGCCGCCACTGGGCCTCTGTAAACTGGTAGTTCTGGGGGTGGTACTGCAGGTTCTCATACAGATGCAGTCCGTATTCGCGCATCAGCTGCATCTCCCGGAACCAGGTCAGCGGGTTGTGACTGCGTGACCAGAACCAGTTGCCATAGGTATCCGTACCGAATAGAAGCGCTCGCTGCGCAAAGCCGTCAGGATGGATGAGGTTGAAAGCGTTGTGTTCGTAGGTGATGCGCACGCCGTTCTGAAGAACCCGGTCATCCTTCACACAGAAGCCACTCTGGATTCGGTCCAGCACCAGCTGACCCTGCCGAACATCCGCCTGCATGACCACGAAGTCCGGTGCGTCTGCAGGAACCCTCCAAATCCATTCCGTGTTCGCCTTCCCTCTGGGGGGAACTTCCAGCGTTTCCTGTCGCTGTTGCAGGCTCTTTCCCTCCGGGGTGAGAAGCCGCCAGAGCACGTTCACCGTCTGGGAACGTGTGGACATGTTCCGTATCTCCAGATGCAGTCGCGCGGTTTCGCCGCGCTGATAGATAGCGTAGTCGCTCCGCAGCTGTTCCGCCATCACGCCCGCCCGCAGCAGTTGTAACACATGACGCAATAGCACTTCACCCTGCGCCCCCGCGAACACATCACGATTGGTGACTCCGAAAATCGCCCACGCGGAATCGGTAAAGGGACCGGCAAAGTGGCGAACCAGCGCACCCGCTACGCCCGCAAATCTGCCATATCCATCCTGCACAACCACCAGTGGCAACCACCGGGCGTTTTGACGCAGCTGGGCGGTGGCCTCATAGCCTTTCACCGCGCCCTCAGAACGCCAGTTTGCGCTCATCAACGCTCCCGGTGGTGCCACCAGTCGCGCACCCGTTATCGGCTGGTCAGGGCTGAAAAGGGTCAGTTGCGTGGGAGTAATCACCAGTCCGTCTTCGGGTTTGCCGTAATGGGCGTTGATGCGTTCCTCGCGCGGAACCGGCGCACAGGTGACTTCATCGAACCACATGCTACCCGAAGCCAGGTAAAGCCCCGCGTGAAACACCACTTTCGCTGCGTTCGGCACAATCTCGAAGCGCTCTTCGTAGCGTTTCCAGCCCTGTGTACCGCGCACCTGCGCAAAGTCCTTGAAAGTCACCAGTTTGCCGTCGCGGTCATACTGGTACACCGCCAGAAAGGCAAAGCCCGGTCCCTGCACGTGTTCTGTGCGCAAATGTGCACCAACCAGGTAGACACCCCCTGGCTCCACCGGTAGCGTATAGCTGAAACGCGCGCCCCCCTGCACATCTTGCGCCGTGACCTTCGCACAGCGTTCGCCAGCCGCTGGATTTTCGGTAACAACCCGACACTGCTCCCGGACATCGGCTTCCCAGCCTGTCCCTCCCTCTTCGAAACCGCCGTCCGGCACCCGTGCGAATCGTGCTCTTTCCATCTGTTGATGGATGAACTGGGCATACGGCATCCATCTACCGTTTTGCTTCATCACCAGATGGTCAAACGCATATCCGCCCGTGCACAACAGGTCGCCTCCCTGCATCAGGAAAGCCAGCAAAGCCTTTCTCGCCCCCACAGGAAACGACGCACCGGTGGGCACAATGAGCAGGTCAAACTGTTCGGCGTTCAAGACGGTGGGGTCAGCGATCTGGGCAGCGTTCAGCGGGGTCAATGGGATGCCTTCCGCTTGCAGAGCACGCTGGAAAGTCTCTAGCGGTGTACGCATCCCCACCACCGGTAGCGCTGGCTCGTGCAATATCGCCGCGCGATAGCCTGTGCGTCGTGACGTGTTCAGAGGTTCCGTCCACTCCACGCCCTTCTCGCCTCTTACCAGATTCATGTCGTCGAACCACGCGGTTCCGCTGGCGTTATAGATGCCGATGCGCAATGCGATATACTCTGCCTCTACATGGACCCGAAATGTATACTCCGCGTACGTCCACGAGTGCGTACCGGAATACTGTGCGAAGTCGTATGCCTCCACCATACGCCCAGCGGCGTCGAACTGGTAGATTGCCATGAAGGCATAGCCTGCCCCACCTGAAGGCACCACATGGCGCGTTGCTACCCAGCCGCACACCGTCCATTTTTCACCAGGTAGTACCGCATAGACGACCTGCTCCACCTGCGCTCCGTGCGTGCTGTCTACTCGCAGGCTCCGCCGACCACTGCGTTTGTGCTGAGTGTCGTACGACGCTCCGCTCGCCATACTCCATCCGGAATCGGTCTCGAAGCCTCCGTTGCGCAACAACGACGGTGAGGCGAGTAGAGCAGAACTTTCAGAAAGGGCAAGCCATAACCACGCAACAGCAAGAATCAGGCATCGGCTATTCATCACCGCCCTCCGGGGGCACGAAGGGTCGCAATCCGCCACAATATGGCTAATAGATTTTGCACACGTACCTCCCTGTAAACCATTCAACCCGATTTTTTGACGTAGCTGCAGGTTTTAGCCTGCGCAAATGGTCAATCCCTCCTGCTCCGCCATCAGCAGTATCTGGCTGACCGCTACCAGCGCCGCCGTCTCTGTGCGCAGGATACGAGGCATCAGACAGACTGTGGTTGCCCCGTGCTCCCGACACAGCACGACCTCTTCGTCCGTCAATCCCCCTTCCGGTCCCACAACGACCGTCACTCCCGAATCCAGAGCACCGACTCGCAACCACTCCGCAAGCGACAACGCTGCACCGTCTGGATGCAACGCCAGAACGCTCGTACGTGTCACCATCTCCAGCGCCTGCTGAAGAGACAAAACGCCTTCCACTGTGGGCACCTTCGCTCGGTGAGCCTGTTCCGCCGCCTCTTTGGCGATTCTCCGCCAGCGCTCCACCCGCGACCTCTCGCGCTCTCCTTCCAGCCTCACCACACTCCGCTCGGTATGTACCAGAAGAAAACGCGAGACACCAACCTCCGTCCCGTGCTGGATGACCTGCTCTATCTTTTCGCCCTTTGCCAGCGATTGCACGACCGTGATGTGCACGCTCGGCTCCACATCCAGCTCCACCCAGCTGCCCACGCGCGCCACCGTTTCGTCCTTCCGCACCGACTCCAGCACGCAGTGATACTCCTTGCCCGAACCATCCAGTACACTGATTTCGTCGCCGGGCTGCAACCGGAGCACTGCTCGAATCTGACGGGCATCTTCTCCCAGAATGCGCACGATGCCGTCCGAAAACTGCTCTGCAGACACAAAGAAACGATGCCTGGGCACGGTTTAACCTCTCCTCGCAGCAAAAGCCCACCAGTCCCCGCGCTTGCGAACGATCATCTCGTGCCAAGGAGGTTGTGACAAAGCCCTGCGAACGGACTGCTGTCGCCCCTCCACGATACCGCTCACGATCAGGCTTCCCCCGCGCCGGCTACAACGCGCAAAATCGGGCAGCAACTGCAGGATGACCTCTGCAGTGATGTTGGCCACCAGCAGATCGCATTCCGGCGCGCCTTCACATCCTTCTGCCAGGTGCACCGACACCACCTTTTCTACCCTGTTGCGAGCCACATTGCGCTGCGCGACGAGCACCGCTACCGGGTCGTTATCGCCCGCCCATACGGAAGAAGCTCCCAGCTTTGCCGCCGCAATCGCCAGGATGCCTGAACCGGTACCCACATCCACCACCGCCACGCCAGTCTGTATCATTTCTTCTAAAAAATCTAAACATAATTGAGTGGTTTCATGCAGCCCCGTACCGAAAGCCATGCCCGGGTCGAGTTCAATCACCACATCCTCTTGACGAGGCGTATAGGGCTCCCACGAGGGTTGAATCACTATCCGACTGCCTACTCGGAAGGTGTGGAAAAACTGCTTCCACGCATCCGCCCATTCGGACTCGTCTCGCACTCGCTCTTCCACGCGCTGCATGGGAGGAAGCCCCCACTCCGGCAGGAGCGATAGCTGCGTCAGGAGCCACCTTTTGCGTTCGTCCAAACGCCCGTCCACCGGCAGCGCGACGACAACCTTGTCTGATTCCAGCCGAACACCTTGCACTCCTGCCTGTCGGCAAACTTCTGCGACCGCCTCATGTGAAATGGGGTGGACCAGGATGCCCATCTCCAGCCATTTCATCTTGTTATCCTCCCGCTTGAGCCTGTTTTCGGCGCATCAGCGCTCCCCCTGCGATTGCTACAGCT contains the following coding sequences:
- a CDS encoding ribosomal RNA small subunit methyltransferase E, whose translation is MPRHRFFVSAEQFSDGIVRILGEDARQIRAVLRLQPGDEISVLDGSGKEYHCVLESVRKDETVARVGSWVELDVEPSVHITVVQSLAKGEKIEQVIQHGTEVGVSRFLLVHTERSVVRLEGERERSRVERWRRIAKEAAEQAHRAKVPTVEGVLSLQQALEMVTRTSVLALHPDGAALSLAEWLRVGALDSGVTVVVGPEGGLTDEEVVLCREHGATTVCLMPRILRTETAALVAVSQILLMAEQEGLTICAG
- the prmA gene encoding ribosomal protein L11 methyltransferase; this encodes MKWLEMGILVHPISHEAVAEVCRQAGVQGVRLESDKVVVALPVDGRLDERKRWLLTQLSLLPEWGLPPMQRVEERVRDESEWADAWKQFFHTFRVGSRIVIQPSWEPYTPRQEDVVIELDPGMAFGTGLHETTQLCLDFLEEMIQTGVAVVDVGTGSGILAIAAAKLGASSVWAGDNDPVAVLVAQRNVARNRVEKVVSVHLAEGCEGAPECDLLVANITAEVILQLLPDFARCSRRGGSLIVSGIVEGRQQSVRRALSQPPWHEMIVRKRGDWWAFAARRG